The window TGTTGGGTAGGGGCGACATTCGGAAACTTCTCGCACAATATTCGTTACCTGCAATTATCGGTATGGTCATCACCTCCCTCTACCATATCGTGGACAGTATCTTTATTGGGCATGGTATCGGTGCGGCTGCACTTTCCGGAATGGCTGTCACCTTCCCCATAATGAATATCCTTATCGCATTTTCCACTCTGGTGGGCGTGGGAGGCGCAACACTCACCTCCATCAGACTTGGCGAGAAGGATGAGGAGGATGCCCGGAGCATCCTCGGTCATGTGGCCGTTGTAAACAGTGTGAACGGTATAGTGCTCGGGGTAGTCAGTCTGATTTTCCTCGATCCGATCTTGAAAACTTTTGGAGCCAGCGAGACCTTGTTGCCCTATGCGAGAGATTTCTTGTCGGTATACATGATGGGGGTTCCCGTGGGGTATGTCTTCATCGGGCTGAACAATATCATGCGGGTGACCGGCTATCCGAGAAAGGCGATGCTCTCCTCTTTTCTGACGGTTGCTGTCAACGTCCTGTTGGCGCCACTCTTCATTTTTGTTCTTGGCTGGGGAATGAAAGGGGTAGCATTGGCTACCGTGCTCTCCCAGTTGACAGGACTGATCTGGGTGCTGATCCATTTTTTCGACAAGCGGAGTTTTATCCGTTTTGATGTGAAGCGGTTCAGATTGTCGTCGCGGACTGTACTCAACATGATGGCCATCGGTGTTTCGCCTTTTCTGATGAACCTCACCGCCAGTCTCGTCGTTTCAATCATCAATTTCGGCTTGATGAAACATGGCGGTGACCTTGCCGTCGGAGCATACGGAATCATCAACCGGATCAACTACCTGTTCGGCATGATCGTGATTGGATTGACGATGGGTATGCAGCCGATTGTGGGGTACAACTATGGTGCAAGACAGCTCGACCGATCGTTCAAGGCGCTTCGCTATACGATCGTGGCCGGTACAGTGATCATGATCTTTGGACTGCTATGTTCCCAAATCTTTCCCCACCTCATCATGGGGATGTTTACCAGCGACAGTGAACTGCTGGATATCGCCATCCGGGGACTTAGGATCACCACCATCTTTTTTCCGGTGATCGCGGTGCAGATGGTGATCAGCAACTTCTTCCAGTCGGTGGGAAAAGCCAAGATTGCCATATTCCTCTCGTTGACCCGCCAGTTGATCTTTCTGATTCCGCTCCTGCTTTTGCTTCCCGGTTATTTCGGGGTGGATGGTGTCTTTATGAGCATGCCTGCAGCCGATATGATCTCCTTCTTTGTTACGGTGCTGACCTTCGCCTACCAGTATAGGGGGATGCGGGCCAGAACGTAACTCTTATCAGTATGGCCGATATCAGCAACATGAAGACCAGCCCTACTGTCCAGTCTATCTGAAACAGCAACCATTCTAGTCTGCATGAGGTCCATTCAGGCAAATCGCCACCAAGGTTGAGCATGCCTGCCGAAACAATTGAGGTTCCGACATAGTCGTGATAGATATCGATCGTGGCGAGAATACCGAAGATCATAAGTGCAACCGAAATGAGCCATAACAGTAGGGAGAGGAGCAATAACTTTTTCATCTTCTTTGTGCAATGGCAGTTAAATGGCAAGAGCTGTCCAGGCAAAAGTAATGAATAATTCTTGTATCAGTGTGAAAATCATCTCTTTTTCACCGTTTTTTGCGGCTTTCATATTATGGTTTTTCCGCAGTAGTCTGTCTCAATCCGGCAATCCCGCGTGATTGTCATTCTGGTAGCAAATGGCCTAAGTTCAACTTAGAAGTGCAACATCCACGTGTTGTTTTTTGAAATGATTCTTCACAACAATCATGAAAAACACCGGGGGGGTTTGCCTAACGGCCGGGGGCGCGCAAGCCCCCGAAGAGAGTCGGACAGCAACATAAAAGAAAAAGGAGACCGAAGTCTCCCTAAAATTAACTATTATGTTGCTTATGAAAAAATACAAACAGTTAACTTCAGAACAAAGGTACGCGATTTATTTAGGTTTAGAAAACGGTGACACCCAGCGGACGATCGCGAGCTTGATAGGTGTCAGTCCTTCAGCGGTGTCCAGGGAGTTGCAGCGCAACAAGGACAAGCGCGGGGGCTACTCGTGGCGACTGGCCCACGAGATGGCGATGGAGAGAAGGGAACGCCTGCCCGGCAACCGGTCCACCCCGGAATGGATCAAACAAAAGGTGAACCGGCTCGTGCGCAAGGACTGGTCGCCCGGGCAAATCAGCGGACACCTGAGAAAGAAGGAGAATATCCGGGTCTCCCACGAGACCATCTACAAGTGGATCCGACCGTTACCCGGCACGGACTGCCGGCAGGCAAACTGGCCTGTACTGCCAAACATTTTGCCGGCTACAGCGCACCTGTGGCCGGAATCAACCTGGCCCCCTCCTCCATCGGAGAGCGGGAGATGCGAGACACCCACCTGCCACGGTTCCGGATGGCGGTCAGGGATGCAGGCATCTACGCGGTGATGCCCTCCTACAACGAGGTGGACGGGGTGCCGGCTCATGCAAACCGGTGGCTGCTGCACCAGATACTGAGGGAGGAGTGGCAGTTTGAAGGAGTTGTCTTTTCCGACTATGCCGGCATCATGATGCTGGACCATTTTCACCATACCGCCTCTTCTGCAAAGGAGGCCGCCCTCCAGGCACTGCAGGCGGGGGTGGATGTGGAGGCTCCCTTCCCCTGGGGTTACGCCCAGTTGAAGGAGTTGCTGGATGAGGGAAGGGTGACCGAAGCCATGATTGACAGGGCGGTGAGCCGCATCCTGCGGATCAAGTTCATGATGGGGCTGTTTGAGAAGCCCTATATCGATCCGGCCAGGGTGAGGGAGGCGGTCAGGACTCCAGAACATTTGAAGTTGGCCAGAGAGGTGGCGGAGGAGTCGATCGTCCTGCTGAAGAATGAGGGCGGATTGTTGCCGCTAGATCCGAAGAGACTGAAATCGATTGCGGTGATCGGCCCCAATGCCCACCAGGTGCAGTTTGGCGACTACAGCCCCACCCGGAGCAACCAGCATGGGGTAACGGTGCTCCAGGGCATCCGGGAAGTTGCTGGGAAAGAGCTGCAGATCCGCTATGCAAAGGGGTGTGATATCACCGGAAACGACAGAAGCGGATTTGACGAGGCGATCCTGGCAGCCAGTCAGAGCGATTTGGTAATCCTGGTGATGGTACACGGCAGACCCTATGCCATTGCTTGGGAGAAGGCACATCTGCCGGCCATCCTGGAGACGTGGTACCCTGGTGAAGAGGGGGGTAGGGCGGTGGCCAACATCCTCTTCGGAATAACCAACCCCTCCGGCCGGCTCTCCATGTCGATCCCCCAGTCGGTAGGCCACGTGCCGGTCTACTACAGCCATAAACCGTCCGGGCGGGGCTATTACCGTGATCCGGGAAGCCCGGAAAAACCGGGCCACGATTATGTCTTTGCCTCCACCGAGCCGCTCTTCAGCTTCGGATATGGCCTCTCCTACACCACCTTCCGTTATGACGACCTGCAGGTGGAGCGGGACCGCTACCGGGGCTTCCCGGCTCCTCCTCACCAGAGGGGGAGGGGAGGCTGAAGCTCCTCGATATACCGATCTCATGGATGAAATGGGTGTCGTGCGAGATCACCAATAGCGTTCCCCGGTAGTCCCTGATGGTCCGGGTGAGGATAGACAGGCTCCGAAGGTCGAGGTTGTTGGTCGGCTCATCCAGGATGAAGAGGTCCGGAATCTGGTTGGAGATCATCAGGCAGCAGAGGCAGAGGCGCATTCTTTCTCCTCCACTCAATGCTAGGCAACTCTTGTTCCAACTCTCCTCCGGAAAGAGGGCGCGGTTGAGCCGCAACCTGACCTCATGGTCGGCCAGGTGGTTCAGGTTGTACTCCTCGGCCAGCTCCAGCACTGTCAGCGGCCTGTTGGCCAAGGCATACTCCTGGTCGAGATAGATATGGGAAAAATCTGACCGTATCACGCGGCCCAGGGTGGGCGGTAGCTCTCCCAGCAGGAGACGGAGCAGTGTGGTCTTGCCACTGCCGTTATCGCCAAGGAGGTGTATCCTCTCTCCGCTGCGTATCTCAATATCAACTGGTGATGTCCAAATGAGCCGTTCCTTCTTGTAGCCGAAATTCAACTCCTCTGCCCTGATCAGTACTTTCCCGTCGTGCAGTATCGTGTTGCCAAAGTCAACCTTCAACCCTCCAGTCCGAAGTTGTTTCTCTTTCAGTCTTGCCAGACGTTGATGCCTATTTTCAATGATCCCCGAGTGTTTCTCGCTCAATCTGGCGGAACTCTTTTCCGACAGGTTGCGGCGGGCATTCAAGACGATGCGGGCAACCCCTCCCTTCTGTTTACTCCGCTCACCGTGCGATCTCCGCTTCTCCTGCCGTTCGCGGATCTCCTCTGCTCGCCTCCTCGCAATACGCAGAGCTCTCTGTTCAGCATCGATTTGTTGCTCCAGGGCATGGATCTCAACCTCTTTCTGCGCCTGGTAAAAGTCGTAATTTCCTCCGTAGAGGGCAATCCCCTTACGGGTTAACTCGTAGGTGAAATCCAGCAGGTTGAGCAGTGTGATGTCGTGGCTGACCACAACGACAGTTGCCCTTGTGCCGGAGATATATTCATACACCCTTTTCCTTGCCATCAGGTCGAGATGGTTGGTGGGTTCATCCAGCAAGACAATGTCGGGCTGATGGAGAGTCAATCCGGCCAGCAGCACCTTTGTCTTCTCTCCGCCGCTTAGCCGCTCCATCGGCAACTCGAGGGGAATATCCTGCAAGTGCCAGTGATCCAATGCGGTACGGCAGTTGTCTTCCACCTCCCACTCATCGTCCAGGATGTCGTAATGGAGCTGATCTACAGATCCTGCATAGATCGCATGCAAAGCATCTATCTTGTCGGCTACGCCAAGAGCATCCGCAACGGTCTGTTCAGAAATATCTATCTGTTGGGGAACATAATATGGTGGTGAAACAGTACGGATGTTGCCCGACGAAGGTTCCAATTGTCTAGCCAGCAGTTTCAGGAGTGTGGATTTTCCGACGCCGTTGTTGCCCACAAGCGATACCTTTCCGCCAGTGGGGATGGAAAAACTGATCGATTCAAACAGGTTGGGCTGATCGAGATAGTGATAGGTGAGGTCACTTACAATAATACTCATATAGATACAATTAATAGTGGGGTTCCCTGCAGGAACCGGATTAAACCGAAACTGGAATTCTTGTTGTGCGTCGGTTTAATAAAACCAACCGACTATCAATTGTCTCTTTTCATCGGAGTATTTTTATAATTCGGGTGCAAATATATGAATAATAGTGAAATAAGTCAATGGGTGTTTGACGTTATATCTCATGTTTGATAAATGTTCCGTTGTCAAGCTCCTCAAAAGCCAGTTCCAGCTCCTCGTTGGTGTTCATCACGATGGGACCGCCCCATGCCACCGGTTCCCTCAGCGGTTTAGCTGCCAGCAGCACAAACCGGGCGCCCTCCTCTCCGGCAAGGACCTCAATGGCGTCATACTGGTTGCTATCCTTATTGTCTGACGTGAACAGTACCGCGCACGACCTGTTTTCGAATTGAGAGAGGTTGCTGTCAACAGCGAGCGTTCCTTCCAGCAAGTAGATGAAGAGTGTCTCGTCGTTGGGTGTTTCGTTGTAGGTCCACCGGCTGTCGGGCTTCAGGTCGATGTCGAGGTATTTGACCTTCACATATTTCCCTTCGAAGACTCCCCTTTTCCCTTTGTAGCTGCCGGCAAGAATCCGCACTGTGGCATTCTCCTCCTCTACCAGGGCAACCTTATCCTGCGTGATATCGCCATAGGCCGGCTGGGTCATCTTATCCTTTGCCGGCAGATTTACCCATAACTGACAGCCAAGCATCCGTTCCGACTCTTTAGGCATCTCCTGGTGGATAATTCCTGAGCCGGCCGTCATCCATTGGCACTCCAGGTCGTGGATGGTACCCCGGTTCCCCAAGCTGTCCCCATGTTCAACCCTCCCCTTGATCAGGTAGGTGATGGTCTCAATGCCGCGATGCGGGTGCCAGGGAAATCCCCTGATATAGTCGCGGGGGTCGGTGGAGTCAAATCCGTCGAGCATCAGAAAGGGGTCGAATTCGGCAATGTTGCGTTGTCCCAGAACACGGCGCAGCCGTACACCTGCTCCATCAATGGCATGTTCACCCCTGATCACCTTTGTTGCTTTTCTTTTATCCATAACGGTAAATTTTAGATTTCCAAATCTCACTATGCTGGTATTATCCTCAAAGATTTTATTCAGGTTAAGCAATATAAGCTTTACGCTCAAAGCATCCTCCGGTTTAGAGTATTCGCAAATATAGCAAATAAAATTAAAAACCACGGTTATTGACAGGAATGAACCGTGGTTTCTGGATGTTGTGACTCTGTCGTTTACTTCTTCTTCGGAATCTCAGCCTTGATCATCACGGGGAAGTGGTCAGACGGAAACCGGAAGTAGGGTAGATCGTTCAGTACACCATATTTCTTCACCTTCACATTATGGGTTACCCAGATATAATCGATGCGGTTTTTAACCGGAGAGTCAAGCCGGTAGGAGTTGAAGGTGCCCACAGTTCCATATGGGGGCTCTTCGGTGACCTCGTAGGAATCCAGCAGCAATCCCGACTCATGGATCAGCCGGATGGGCTCTGCATCGGGAACCGCATTGAAGTCGCCCGTGACAAATACTGTGGCATCGCCTGCGATCTCCTTGATCTTCCTGATCAGTAAAAGAGAGGAGTTCTTTCTTGCCTCCTTGCCTTGATGATCGAAGTGGGAGTTGAAGACGAAGAAACTGGTACCTGTTCTCCTCTCCTTGAACTTGGCCCAAGAGCAGATCCGGTTGCAGCAGACGGCATCCCATCCCTTGCCCGGAACTTCCGGCGTTTCTGAATACCAGAAGTTACCCGATTCCAACACCTCGAAACGGTCTTTCCGGTAAAGAATGGCGGAGTGTTCACCGGCATCCTGTCCGTCATCTCGACCCACACCCACATAGGCGTAGTTGCCCAGTTCGAGAATGTCGTCGAGCATATGTTTGAACCCTTCCTGGGTCCCCACAATGTCGAAATCGTAGAATCGAATCAGCTCCTTCACCATCTCTTTCCGGTGGCTCCAGGAGTTTTCCCCGTCGCTGGGGGTGTCCATCCTGAGGTTGTAGGAGGCGATGATCAGCTCCTTGCCGGATGGCTTTCCGGCAAAGATCGGCGACAAGGTCAGACACAACCCGAGTGCAAATAGCATCACTTTTTTCATGTTACTAAGTTTTGATATTGTTAAGTTTTAAGAGATCCTGCCGGAAAGCCTTTCCGGTCTTCCGGCAGGGGATTGGGTTTACCATCCCGGATTCTGGCCCAGGTTGGGGTTCTTCAGCAGGTCGGCTTCGGGGATCGGGTAGAGGTATTTCTTGTCGAGCCACTCCCTTTCACCCGGGTTCCAGATAATCTCTCCCGATGTTCCGTTGGAGAGAACCCTGCGTCCTACACCGGTAGAGGTGACATCCACAAAGACGTTAGCCTGCGAGGCAGGTCTCTGTCCCATGTAGAAGCAGACATCCATGATGCCGTCACCGTTCAGGTCATGATCGCCGAGGCTGGGGACATACATCCCGTTCATGGGAGCGGTGGCAAACAGTTCTCCCAGTTTCCAGCGGATCAGATCGTCGGGGCGGAGACCTTCCATGATCATTTCAATCGCTCTTTCACGAAGCACCTCCAGCAGTACCGGGTTGGTGAACTTGCCCTGGTAGAAGTCTACCATGTAGGGATCGGCTTCGGTGGGAAGTTGCGACAATGTCGGACCGGTGATGCCGGCACGTGAACGGATGGCACCAATGGTAGCTGTCCAGTCGGCAGCAGTCATGGTACCCAGTTCTGCCAGTGCCTCCGCCTTGTTCAGTAGCACCTCGGCATACCTGAAGATCAGGTGGGCGTTTTCGTTGCGGCTTTCATCGTCGTAAGGGAACCGCTCGTCATAACAACCCTTGATGATCTGGTAGCCCGTGTAGGCCTGTTCGAGGTTGGGCGGTGCGACGACCGGTACTCCATTCTCGGTCCGGTGGTAATCGCCCATCCTGATGGTTTGTCCCAATCTGGGATCCCTCTCATTCACCTCTTCGATAAAGGGTGTGGTCTGGTAACCAGCCTTGCTGGTGAAGGGGGTACCATCCTCCATCAGGTAGGTGTTGATGAAGCGGCGGGTCAGCGAGGGACGGTTGCCGTAGGTGGGACTGATGGTCCTGCGGTTTCGCGAGCTGAAAACCTGGAGGTTGGCATCGAGTGTCACGGCAAGAATCACCTCATCAGGATTGGGGACTTTCTGGATAAAGAGCTCCCGGTAGGCGTTGGGACCCTGTACCAGGGAGTAGCCCTGGATCTCGTTGGCGCTCTTTACCACCTCCTCGAACCAGCGGTTGGCGCTTCCCTGTTGATTGTACTGGGTATGGTATTTTCTGAAGGAGGCTTCGTAGAGACATACTCTCGTCTTGAAAGCCCTTGCCACATCCTTGGTAATTTTAGTGCGGGAGGGTTCCGACTTGTCGGATATCATGGCAATCGCCTTGTTCAGGTCCTCAAGTACATGCTCCATCACTTCGAAACGGTTGTCCCGACCGGCATAAAGTTTCTCATCGTCGTTCACGTCGATCGGCCTGTCGATCCAGGGCACATCGCCGAATCGCTTCACCATGTTGAAATAGAAATAGGCCCTGAAGAAGTAGGCGATGCCCAGATAGTTCTCTTTCTCCGGAACCGTACTCTTTTCGCAGTTCTCGATGAAGTAGTTCACATTCCTCAGGTTTGTCCAGCTCCACCCCGAACTGGTAATGGGGCTCAGGGCGTTGGGGACAATGCGGGTATCCACCCCGTTGCGGGCCACGATGTCGGAGTTGTCATCGATCATGAAGACGCCGTCATAGGGGGTGGGGAGCATATCGTAAAGCGAGTTCGTGTAGAGTTCCAATCCTCTTGCCGACTCGAATATGGCTATTTTTGAAGCGGTTGCCTGGGGATACTCATCCAGATCGCAACTGTTCAGGATCAATATTGCGAGAAGAATGGGCGTGAAATATGTCAGTAACTTTTTCATAGCTTTAAAAATTAATGGATAAACCAAGAGAAATGGCTTTCAAAGTCGGATAGTTAAACCCGTCACCATCGGTACGGACGTCATCGCTGTTCAGTCCGGTAAGCTGCGTACCGGCATTCCAGATATTCTCTACATCGATATCCCTTGTGATCTTGTAGAAAGGAGACCAGCACCACAGATTCTCTCCACTGAGATATACCTTCACATTGTTGGCCGCGAATTTCGAGGTGATCGATTCGGGCAAAGTATAACCCACATTCAATGTTCTCAGACGTATAAATGCCACGTTCTGCAGATAACGGTCGTTGGGCAGGGCCAGCTGGCCGTTTGCATTCTGTGCGGTATAACCGGAGAGCAACGGCAGGTATGCGTCGAAGTTCTGGAGTTCGGGTCTGAACTGCTTATTCTCCTGCCACCTCGGGTAGTCGTTGTAGGGGCGGTTATACTGTCCCCAGAAAGGCGACTCCCTGGAGGGGTACCACTGCTGCTTCCCAACACCGTTGAAGAAAGCGTTGAAGAAGAATCTGTTCCAGTCGGCTCCCAGATTGATGCCGAAACGGTAGCGGGGTGAGTTGTTTCCGATGATCGTCTTGTCTCCCGAGTTCCCCACGCGGTTGAGGCCATGGTAGATGACATCGTCCCCGTCGAGGTTCTTGAATTTCAGGTCACCCACATGGTTTCTCCGGGTATTGTGAGCCAGGATGTTCGATTGAGAGGGTGAATTGGCGATCTCCTCCTCCGATTTGAAAAGTCCCTCTACCCGGTATCCCCAAATCTCTCCGATCACCTGGCCAACATAGTAGTCCGTCAGGTTCATGTCGGGGTTGTAGTAGTCGGTGATAACGGTCTTGGAGTCTGCCAGGGTCAACCTCACGTTGTAGTGGAAAGGTTTGCCCTTCAGGTTGAACCGGTCCATCCAGGTAAGGGAGACTTCCCATCCCTTGGTCTCCAGCGAACCGTAGTTTCCTTTCGGAACACTGGTGCCGAATACGGCCGGTACCGACGGACCCACCGTGTACATGTCGTCGGTCCACCGTTGGTAGATGTCGCCGGTAAAGGAGAGGCGGTTGTTCAGTGCGGTGATGTCAATACCGATGTTGCCGGTGGTTGATGTCTCCCAGGTAAGCATGTTGGGAATAACCGACGGCTGGGAGGTCAGCTGGGGCCGTGAATCGCCGATGATCCGTCCAGACTGTCTGATGCTGAAGTTCTCCATGAAGGTGTAGGGGTTGATCGAACCGTTGCCGAGCGACCCGTAGGAAACCCTCAGTTTCAGGTTGGAGATGGCGTCCCTGTCCACCTTCCAGAACGGCTCTTCCGAAAGCCTCCAGGCTGCGGAGATGGAGGGGAAGAAGTTCCATTGCTGGCCCGACGGAAATTTCGACGATCCGTCATAGCGGCCATTCACCTCCAGCAGGTAGCGCTCGAGGAAGTTGTAGTTCAGACGGGCAAATCCACCGGCAATCCGCCACTTGTTGTACCCTCCGCCGGTAACGATGTTGCTTCCCAACGCCAAGTTGATATCCTTTGCATCCTCATATACCACACCGTTGCGCGTCGTCTCCAGGTTGTTGTATACCGACTGCTCGTAGTTGAACCCTCCCAGCAGTTCGAAGTTGTGGATCTCGTTGACCGATTTCACGTAGTTCGCATAGAGGTTGGTGGCGATATACTCGGTGGTGGAGCGCCGCTCCTGGAGGTCATTGGTGTTGGTTCCGGTATAGGCGACCTGCCCCTGGTAACGGCTGTAGGGTACCGGAACCCTGATCCTCTGGTGTCCATACTCGGTATTCTGGAAAGTGAAATCACCCTTGATAGTCAATGCCTTGTCGAGCAGTACCGAGGTGAAGGCGGTCTTGTTCTTGAAGACCTTCTGTCTCAGGTCGGCACCGTTTTTCCCCAGGTAACGGTCACCCAACGTATAGGCGGCCGAGAAGGACAATGTTCCGTCGGGGTTGAGCAGCGGTGCCAGCGGGTGGCCTTCATCGGCGATGTTACGCCAGATGTTGGAGCCTTCACCCACGTTGATGGGCTGGTGGTACTGCATGGTAGAGTACTCGAGGTTGTTGTCGATGTTCAACCAGGGCAATACCTGGATACTTCCCCTGCCTCGCAGGTTATACATGGAGTAGGTGTCGGTGTTGTACTTGTACAACCCTTCATGACCGTTGTAACGGCCGCTCAGGTAGAAGGTGGCCAGGTCGTTGCCTCCAGACATGGAGATGTTGTGGTCCTGGGCAAAGAAGTCATTCTTGTAAAGCTCCTTATACCAGTCGGTACTGTAGTAGTATTCATAGGCCCCGGTCACCGGATTGACCTCCACCCTAGGCAGACTGGGATTTTCCCATCTTCTCTTGATCTCCTCCAGATAGGCGGGAGAGAAGGTCATGGTCTTGTTGATGGCCGTAGGGGTACGTCCGTCGTCGTTCCATCTCGACCAGGCATCGTTGAACGCTTGTGCCCAGGGGTAGGAGTCGACAATATTGTCGGGTACTGCTGTTGGCCGTTTGGAGGAGAAGGTGCCGGTATAGTTGAGAGAGGTCTTCCCCTTGGCGGCCTGTTTCGTGGTGATGAGCACTACCCCGAAGGCGGCCCTGGCACCGTAGATCGAAGCCGATGCGGCATCTTTCAGTACCGACACGCTTTCAATATCGTTGGGGTTCAACATACGTGGATCGCCCTCCACGCCATCCACCAGTATCAGGGCGCTGCCACCTTGCCCGATGGAGGTAACACCTCGGATGTTGTAGGTGGGAGAGTTGGTAGGTTTTCCGTCGGTTAACTGGATATTCAGGTTGGGGATCACACCCACCAGTCCCTGAGACATGTTGGTGATGGGGCGGTTTTCAAACACATCGCTGGATACCTGATCTACCGCACCGGTCAGGTTGACCTTCCGTTGGGTACCATAACCAACTACCACAACCTCTTCCAGCACCTCCACGTCGTAGTGGAGAACCACGTTCAGCGATGTAGTTCCGGCCACGCTTACCTCCTGGGGTTTCATCCCCACATAGGTGAATACCAGCACGGCGTTTTCTGGCAGATTGGCAATGGTAAACATACCGTCCACATCGGTAACCGTACCGTGCGTTGGGTTATTCTTCACCACCACCGTGGCTCCGATGACGGCAGTTCCCTGTTCGTCAACTACCTTCCCCCTTACCGTTTTCCCTTGTTGCAATGCTTTGCCAGTTTCAAAAATCTCGCGGACATTCTCGTCTCGAACATCGGTCTCTGGCATGTAGTTACTTTGCGTTTCAATTTCATGGATAAACTGCCTTTCATCATTCACATTCCTGTTTGGCTCAATAACGGCGTCCTTGACATTTGAGTCAGCTGCCGTCGCATGAAAAATGATAGCAAACAATAGCAAAAGACTTATCTTCATGAGCTTGATCAAATTTTTGATAGCACTTCTGTTCAAAAAGTGTTCGTTTGCACTGTTTTTTTTCATACAATTTGCATTGTTTAGAGTGAATATTTGAAATAGGTTGGCTTTTTCTCACTTTGATGAAAAGCCAGGAATTTACTTGAATTTTGTAGCGACAGATGTGAGGTATTAGTCGCTTTTCACATTACAAATATCTTTCTCATAGGCATTTCTTTTAGAGGGTTATCAGATCACAGCCCTTTTTAAGGGTTTCATCACACTGACGAATTTTGATCGTCAATCTATATTTTTATAATTATGGAATATACATATGTAAGGTTTGAACCCTTTACCGATCCATTTACAGCTATTTTTTTATTAACGTGAGTTCGGGATAACATATTATCCCCAAATGGTTAATTGACTTGACTTTTCCACTTCAAATTTGATTGAAGGCTTTTTGGGAAAGAAACAATATGCCACCAATGCAGCAATTATGTTCATGATGAAATTATGTGTGGAACGATGCCTTGAATGTTCTATCTGGCAGATATTCTTCAGTTCATCATTGATGGACTGTTTATTTCACCCCAAAAGTATACCGGTATTTCAATCCAAAAGTATACCATTTTAAATTAATCTCCAAGTCTGTTTCCCTGTTGTTGGCGGTACCGCCAACAACAGGGAAACAGGCGTTCTTATTCTGACTGTTATTTTCATTTTTCATTCATCATTTTTTTAGTTTCCTTTAATCTGTACGATTCACCATTCATATTTACAAGATGTGCTTTGTGGGTTAGCCTGTCTACAAGAGCAGCTGTAAGTACAGGGTCTCCAAAGATCTCTTCCCACCGGTCAAAGCCAAGGTTTGTTGTTATGATGGTTG of the Petrimonas mucosa genome contains:
- a CDS encoding SusC/RagA family TonB-linked outer membrane protein; translated protein: MKISLLLLFAIIFHATAADSNVKDAVIEPNRNVNDERQFIHEIETQSNYMPETDVRDENVREIFETGKALQQGKTVRGKVVDEQGTAVIGATVVVKNNPTHGTVTDVDGMFTIANLPENAVLVFTYVGMKPQEVSVAGTTSLNVVLHYDVEVLEEVVVVGYGTQRKVNLTGAVDQVSSDVFENRPITNMSQGLVGVIPNLNIQLTDGKPTNSPTYNIRGVTSIGQGGSALILVDGVEGDPRMLNPNDIESVSVLKDAASASIYGARAAFGVVLITTKQAAKGKTSLNYTGTFSSKRPTAVPDNIVDSYPWAQAFNDAWSRWNDDGRTPTAINKTMTFSPAYLEEIKRRWENPSLPRVEVNPVTGAYEYYYSTDWYKELYKNDFFAQDHNISMSGGNDLATFYLSGRYNGHEGLYKYNTDTYSMYNLRGRGSIQVLPWLNIDNNLEYSTMQYHQPINVGEGSNIWRNIADEGHPLAPLLNPDGTLSFSAAYTLGDRYLGKNGADLRQKVFKNKTAFTSVLLDKALTIKGDFTFQNTEYGHQRIRVPVPYSRYQGQVAYTGTNTNDLQERRSTTEYIATNLYANYVKSVNEIHNFELLGGFNYEQSVYNNLETTRNGVVYEDAKDINLALGSNIVTGGGYNKWRIAGGFARLNYNFLERYLLEVNGRYDGSSKFPSGQQWNFFPSISAAWRLSEEPFWKVDRDAISNLKLRVSYGSLGNGSINPYTFMENFSIRQSGRIIGDSRPQLTSQPSVIPNMLTWETSTTGNIGIDITALNNRLSFTGDIYQRWTDDMYTVGPSVPAVFGTSVPKGNYGSLETKGWEVSLTWMDRFNLKGKPFHYNVRLTLADSKTVITDYYNPDMNLTDYYVGQVIGEIWGYRVEGLFKSEEEIANSPSQSNILAHNTRRNHVGDLKFKNLDGDDVIYHGLNRVGNSGDKTIIGNNSPRYRFGINLGADWNRFFFNAFFNGVGKQQWYPSRESPFWGQYNRPYNDYPRWQENKQFRPELQNFDAYLPLLSGYTAQNANGQLALPNDRYLQNVAFIRLRTLNVGYTLPESITSKFAANNVKVYLSGENLWCWSPFYKITRDIDVENIWNAGTQLTGLNSDDVRTDGDGFNYPTLKAISLGLSINF
- a CDS encoding RagB/SusD family nutrient uptake outer membrane protein, with amino-acid sequence MKKLLTYFTPILLAILILNSCDLDEYPQATASKIAIFESARGLELYTNSLYDMLPTPYDGVFMIDDNSDIVARNGVDTRIVPNALSPITSSGWSWTNLRNVNYFIENCEKSTVPEKENYLGIAYFFRAYFYFNMVKRFGDVPWIDRPIDVNDDEKLYAGRDNRFEVMEHVLEDLNKAIAMISDKSEPSRTKITKDVARAFKTRVCLYEASFRKYHTQYNQQGSANRWFEEVVKSANEIQGYSLVQGPNAYRELFIQKVPNPDEVILAVTLDANLQVFSSRNRRTISPTYGNRPSLTRRFINTYLMEDGTPFTSKAGYQTTPFIEEVNERDPRLGQTIRMGDYHRTENGVPVVAPPNLEQAYTGYQIIKGCYDERFPYDDESRNENAHLIFRYAEVLLNKAEALAELGTMTAADWTATIGAIRSRAGITGPTLSQLPTEADPYMVDFYQGKFTNPVLLEVLRERAIEMIMEGLRPDDLIRWKLGELFATAPMNGMYVPSLGDHDLNGDGIMDVCFYMGQRPASQANVFVDVTSTGVGRRVLSNGTSGEIIWNPGEREWLDKKYLYPIPEADLLKNPNLGQNPGW